The region ATTACCTTCTTGTTCTTGCATTTTGGGAACAAATTTGTTGGGTTCTTGAGAAAAGAAACTTTGTGTGTATTGAATGTAGCCCATTATTCTATTCAATTCTAAAAGTATCATCaaatgatattaaaaaaaatgtaatgctcTCTCTAGGTATTGAGAACCTTGAGTTAGGGGCAACCTGGCTCCATGGTGACAAGGACAACTCGCTGTACAACCTTGCACAACAGAACAAACTTTTGAGGGACAGTGAGGTCAAAGTTCATCCTGCAGGTGACAAGTTCTACACTGAGCAGGGTGATCAGGTTGACCTTGACTTTGTACTTGACTTTTGGAGTAAACTTGACGATATAACGGACCAAGCATACAAGGGTGGTCCAAAAGACAATCGTGAATCATTCAAGAGTGTTGGCGAATTTGTCGACCACATGTTTAGTACAAAACTGCTTCACCCACTCGATTCTGAAGGTATCACAAATCAGAAGAAATTAATGCTAACGTGGTATAAAAAGTTTGCAACGATCGACAACGGCTGTGACTCTTTGTACGACATTTCTCTCTCGGAAATGTCAAAGTATAAAGAGTTGGATGGGGAAGCGAACATACCAATACCTAAAGGATATGGTGCACTTGTGCAAGTGCTTGTCAATATGCTTCCCCTTAACAGTATACAGTACAAGAAACCAGTGAAAGTTGTGCAATGGAACAGAGAAAGTGATGATCACAAGTTCCCTGTTTGTGTTCATTGTGAAGATGGCTCTACCTACTCTGCTAGTCATGTAATTATTACAGTCTCTCTTGGATACTTGAAACTGAACCACCATACATTATTTGAACCTCCTTTACCTCAGGACAAGGTAGACGCAATAAGTAGCCTTGGTTTTGGGACAGTCAACAAGATTTTTCTGCGATTTCCGCGCCCGCCCTTGCAAGAGCCCTTTTCTTGTATGCAGCTCTTTTGGGATGAAGACAAAGAAGATGAAAAGGAAGTTGAAGAGCAGACATGGTTTAAACAGATCACAGGCTTTCACACCCTAGAGAGATTTCCTGAAGTTCTGTATGCTTGGATTGGTGGGAAGGCAGCTGAATACATGGAATCTTTATCCAATACTGAGGTGAATGGGTGATGAACTGTACAGTTTGTGttcaactttttttgtgtgcacttAGCATAGTAGGATGCCATTGTCAACCTCACTCAACTTTTAATGCATTGTACAGTCATACTCCACTTCAGCCCATAATAGCTAATATTGTACAGTATGGATTCAACCATTGTAATGCTGTTTTATGCAAATAATCCTTTTATTCAGTCAAtgtgcatccatccatccattccaattttttaatcttttagtatacaaaatttgtacatttcatTCTGTGTATGCTGACCTTTCACCTTGATATTTCATTTGACCACTTATTTTTGGTGACACCGCAGGGGTGGAGCCTACTATACCATCTTTTCATCTGTGCTGCTTTTCTTATTGTCAGGTTGGCAAAGCATGCACCCAAATACTGCGTGAGTTTACAGGGAAAGCTGACATACCGGATGCTGTGGAAGTTCTGTGCTCCAGATGGCACTCTAACCCCTACATCTGTGGAGCCTACACAAATGTACCTGTAGGCTGTAAAGCCGAGGCTAGTGATGTGTTAGCCGAACCTCTGCCAGGATGTGACAAGTGTCATGTTAAGGAAAAATCACTTCAGGTAAGTCCTTCTATTCCAAACAATCGAGAGGAATCAAAATTAAAGTATTGAATGATGCTTGCAGTAGTCATCACTTGTTGCAATGTGTAGAAGAATATCTTTCCCtaaatccaagcagatgttaggatggaCAACCATAAAACTTTATGGGTGCCCCATTTTTCTGGCACATGTGACGTGaggttgtgtacaaatgttataCTTTTCCATCCCGATATAGGCTGAGTTTAGGGGTTTCCATGTTTAGACTAGACCTAGACCATACATAAAGCCTTTTCAATTATCACTGTAGGGAGAATAAATATGTTAAATTGAAATGTGTGTGCTTTGAACTAATCTTACAGTATCTCCCATGTTTTCATTAGGTACTGTTTGCTGGAGAGGCTACTATAACACCCTACATCACTACAACACATGGGGCATTCAGTTCTGGAAAGAGAGAAGCTATCAAACTTATAGACTTGTATAGATGTAAACATTGAcggtacatgtagtaggaaatATTTTAAACAGAGCAAAGCATGAAATTTATTTCTctaatgaaattgaaattggaCAAGTTCGAAATAAGGTAAAAGAAATCATTACTTTGTCACTTGTAAATGGTAGAGAAACATTTGTTTTACCTCCCTGAAGGAGGTATTAAATGATTGgtcgtgtctgtgtgtttgcagcCACATTTTGTATAACTCATAATCCTTTTGATACATTCATATGTAGTTTGGCATGTCATCTGATAGTTTGCTTTGATGTACCAGGTCAGGCTTGTTTCCATTAAAAATAATATTGAATATGGTCCATTACAGTAACATtcttgactacatgtacatgtgtagctagTCttgatatagtacatgtattgatactacatttgtatctaagTTACAGTGTCATTCACGAAATACAAATGATACCTGGGTGGGTGCCATTCAGGTGTTACCCACTTGGTTACAGGGGTGGTTGGGACTCTTCTCTATTCTCTAAGCAGAGCCGCGCTAGGTGTGGCCGCAATTTTAAGGGGGGTAAACGATAAAATCGAGACCACTTCAACCTTTGCATGAAGAATGCGTTTTCTGTGATACTTTAAAGTGTACGTTTCTGCTACAGTGTTATGTCGTGTAGTTTCATCTAGCAAGATAAGACTTTTTTTCTTATGCGCGTCAAGTTAGAAGCAAGTAAGACGTTACGGACAAGTATGAAGTCTGTTCTGAATAGAGGAATTTGAACGGCACAAACTGATGTCGTCATTCAGGAGATTTTACTCACAAACTGTCTAATAGTATGTTATCGCGAATAGAACAGAATGCGTTCGAACATGCGAGATGACATGGCAATTTGTGAGTAAAATTCCGACTCTGATGAAATCTGTGTCTttcaaattcatctattttatTACCTGATTTTTTTCAGCAGACAACGTTTACAGTCGCTCTCTAACTCGGTTCAGCTCGCTCTGAACCTTTTCGCGAATATAATCACGAGATATCAGACCAAGCATACTGTACTGTTATTGTAAGGACGTCAAGTACACCTTTCAACGTATCAAAATAATTGTATATAACAAGTTGAGTTGTTCCATTAGACTTTATTAATTATGACCATACTGGTATGCCCCCTGTCATATTTCTTTAGAACTGCAGGTCAACAATAGCTTTTTATCTTCCTACTATAgtatccatccacccatccttCCATCaatacacccacccacccatccatccactcATCCATCTACATATCATATAAGCTTTTGTATAGAAATCTCTCTGTCTATATAATCTATCTACATTAGATAAAAAAGAGTCGAATTAAGGTGGGAAGGGAGAAAGAGAGGGTTACTAAAGGACAGTAACTTCCAATTGAAATTTAGAATGATGTTGGATGTTATGAATATGGGCTTACTGTCTTTATTGCAAAGAATTCTTTTTAGTTGTAAAACCATTAATTAATTGAACAAGATGCATCATTTTCAGAATGTTAAAGAAATGGTATCTTTACTGTTTGGTATGTAGTCCTCTCAGGAATTCTACTGGTAATCTGAGCTTACAGAAGGCTGCTGACATGGTAGTCATCCCTCCTGTGTTCATAGCTGTCCATGTTCTATCCCTATACACAAACCCACTGGAATATATCTTACTGCTGCTGTTTCTGTCATGCCCTCCCCACATGTAAATAACTCCTTTTTCCACGTGAACAGACGCTTTTTTTCTAACAGAGCCGTCGGGTGGATGTGGTACGGTATGGTTCGACACGACAGTCCACGATTCGCTCTCCGAGTCGAAGACACACTCTGATTGGCCGATACTGTAGACGTGGATCATGCCGTCGCCAGGGTGGACTTCCGCAAAGGGTACCTCCTCGAAGCTGATTGGTGCAGGAGGTAGGAGTCGCCATCGGTTCGTCTCAGTATCGTACACTTCTACCGATTGGCTGGTGGTGACCATGGTTTCTTTTCCACTGATGCAGTAGATGTACCTGTGAAGGGTAGTATATGGACTATTGGACTAATCATCCATGGCATAAGAAAACAATGCAACTGCAATTGCTAGACACTGCAAAAAAGAACTTAGCATTTCAATTGAGATGGATGCAATACCTTTTGCATTCAACTGTTCCTATATGAGAGAGACATTTGTGGATTTGATTGGTGAAATTGGCTCAAAGAATAAAAACGTCTGGTAGATGGTGTCAAATCTTTATAAACTTGTCTTTtcgcattttttttcaacaaagtagacaaaacaacaaatttgttatgaaaatacatcaaaatttaatattttcttgaaaatattATTGCAGTTACATGGCATTTTAATGTTGTAAACCAATTAATGAATACTTTTTCACATGTATCAGGTAGAAACATCCCTTGTACCAGTACTAGTATTGGGTGATTTAGAATGGTTATTTCAAATTTgtgtctttaaccttctcccggCTAAGGGAGACTTTTTATGACACATTTCTTTTGCTCTTAGTTTGGGTTGCAGGGAGATGGCCAAATGATTCATATGTATTATAATTTAATTCAGATGAATTATACAcctatgtgtacatgtaactagcATTAATATTAGTTATTACAACTTACCGGTCGTCCTTGACGACCGTTGCCACATTAAAACGAGCACTGTTCATGGATGCGACGTGCCGCCATTGGTCCTCCTTGGGGCTGTACCTCTCTACGGTGTTGTTACGATGAAGTCCTCCTGAACTCAGCCCCCCGATAGCATACACATACCCCCCACAAGCCACCACACCTGGATACGCCCTCGGTGCATTCATCTCTGCCACCTGCGTCCACGTATTAGACAACGAGTCGTAGCGATAGGCTTTAACACTGCACACGATAGCTGTTGTTCTTGTTCCAACAGGTCTAGCAAAGAGGCCCCCGACCGTATACGCTTTTCTGTGAAGTACAGTTGTGCCATAGGCCCCTTGAGCAGAGGGTAGGCGTGGAAGGCCTATCCACTTTCCTTCCTCCATCACATACGCCTGGGCATACTGTATCGGGAACCTCTGTTCGTTAGCCGAGTTCAAGTACCCGCCGGCCATCATTAGAACTTCTTTCAGTCTCCCTCCTCTTGTCTTCATACCTGCCGATGCCTCTAGTTCAGTTCTGAACTTGGACATGACATTGTCGATGATCAGTTGGCATTCTTCGCTATCACGTATTAGGTCCTCCATCCTGATTTTTGACAAGAAGTCTTTGTTTATGTCGCCGTATCGAACAAGTTTGACTAACTCGGTGAGGTATTGTTTCCTGTTACTTTCGTCGTAGCAAATCCATCGCAGAACGAGTTCAAAGACGGATTCTTCGCTCTTGACTTGGATGTGGTCATCAGAAAAGAGAGCGCGCATGTCTTCAATCGAAGTTTGCAGTATGTCCTCTCTCTTTGAAATCTCGCCGAAGTTCTGGTGTACGAAAGTCAAGGCCTTTTCCTCCAGTGTTGTCATGTTGTAAAGCTTTGCCAGATTTCTGATTCGCAGGCACTGGACTGCATCGTTGGAGTCGAGCATGTCTTTTAGGACATCCTGGCATTTCAGTTTCACTTCTGTCATGAGAAATAAGTCTGAAGCATGTAGAACATCTTCTACATGTTCTGGGTCCACTTGTGCATgtccagtgtacatgtactcaatgACTGTGCTTACGGCTTCAGAGCTTACTCCAGTCAGTGTCACCTACGTAAAggaagacaaaaatgttaaaacaGATATTTCAGTGAGAGCAAGGCAATCAGAGCTGGAAGAATTTACCTTCTCAGTGTgcaagcgccctctggcagagCATGCATAAATTGCACTGTCCTCTCACTCACACAaaatcacacagacacacgcacacacacacaaacaatacCTTCCTCCCTTAGGGGTAAACTTATATGCTAATACAAATTTGCTAGTTATTGCCAACTAATCTATAGGTTAGGTCTGCCATGACAAGTTTGGCTATATACATATAACCAAGAAGGTTCTATATTTAtagtatataacctccttgatataacgttatgtaacaTCGTGCAAGGAATTGTATAAAGAACCATACACTTTATATGAGGGATGTTGACGATATAACAGGAGGTTTTGATACCTACCCTGTGACATAAGGAAATGTGTTCTCTTCTTAGtcttaccaaggacattatatagaaatagtacatgatttttattttttactaAACGGGAGTGCCCCCACACCCACGCCCCACGCACACACTGAGGTTTTCAAGCCTAAAGCTCGACTGAAGGTCTCGTATTGGTAACCAACAATTAACTTCATTAATCACTTCTCTATTCATATATTAGCTACGTCAAAAAAGATTATTACAAACTTTTAAACCTTTGCTGAACAACAAGTTTACTTCACCTGACTGCTGCGACTTTCGGCCATGTTTCCACCGAACATGGCGTCAAAGTATGAGCTACAAGCCGCTAGTACGTTACGGTGGGCCTGAATCATTTTACCCTCTACTTCAAGAACTACATCACAGAAGTTTCCATGGGTCCTCTGCGTATTCAGAGCCAGCAGAACGTCGTTGGCGTGATCCAAACTTTTCCGGACAGTTTTCGTGTTTTCACCGGTCGCCattttaggtcaaaggtcacgagGGACAGAAATACTACCTGCTTACACGGTGAGTGTCTGAGGTCGGTATGGGAACATCCAAAATAGTAATATGCTTTTGAGTATTATTTCTGTGTGGCTGAATACACTGATAAGAAGATGTACAAATTGCGTTTGTGCATTACAACGGAAATCCTATGATTCATCTAACCATactcaataaatacaaaattgATACACATACTTGTAAGATACTCAAACTTCAGCCCACTTATACCAATATCACTGTATGAGCTTATTTTCTTTGCCGTagaatatatcatatcaaatgtgTCGCATGTATGCCGTTCGGCACTAATGGTCCATCGACAGAACAACCCTTATGTCTTCACTTGTATTAAAcggtaacatttttttctctcacgACAGTCATGTTGAAGTGTCAGTGCACGTAAACCATTTAATTGACTGGCGTGCATTAAGCCAATGCCACGGCGTTTATCGCGGTTTACCTGAACTGCTGCTCTAGTCATGAGTGCCATAATTGGATCATCCTGAGAGGGAAAATGCGATTTTTCTAGGGCAGCGAGTGCAGGAACCCCGGGAAGAAACTGGATGCGCCCAGGATACTGCATAAGTTGTACAGTGTGCAAATCAAACCAGCCTACTGTGTACTGCCTGCTACATTACAAACTATACAATTAACAGCTTTTAAATTAATGAATCAATGAAGGCGGTtattgtatatttttacagcCTTCAGTTTATTTTGGGAATTTCAGTTCAATTTGGGACTAccttagcctggtcccagtctctaggggtcggcttagggttgttttaccgggcccagtcagTTTCTGGtagcctttctacctctggctgccactctacttccgctacaccatACTTCCGCTGCAACCCTACTTTCGCCGCCTACGGTGGCgagctaatttaatccaaggccgtaaacaacaggCCGTAAATGCAGTGTAAAATAATTGCTACTTATTCGCTATGGTCATTGACCCGCTTGCTCGAACAAATTATTTGGGCTAATGTCTTTGATGATTCTCTGCCGTCACTGAATGATTGGAAATTATATCCATATATTGCAGCAGGACTAAATTGGGCCATTTTCTTAGCACTGGTGAAAAAAATCACACTTTACTAAAAGTTCAAAATACAAGATTCAAAGTAAATTTGAAATGCCGTTGAAAATAATTGCTTTGCTTGAACAAATTCTTTGGGCTAATGTCTTTCACGATTCTTTCCCGTCACTAAATGATCAAAATTCATATCCATACATTAGAGCAGGACTGCTCATTTGGACATTGTGTAATGAAATGAGACTTATAtacaatcaatcgttcgcaggtaTCAGTGCATATCACTTGATATACAcatgtttgtaaattgtaaaagaCTTGGAAAGAGTTGAGAACATGTTGAATCATAATGGTACTAGTGTAAAGATAACCAAATTGTTGATATTTCTTGGACCCAACCATAATCTGGAAGTCAATGTTACTGTGAACAAAGTAATTGCTGTGGCAAAATTTGTTGTCTACAAGTCATGTATAAAACATAAGGAGAGTGACAGAGACCTGATGTATGACAATTTATGGAACACTTCTGTCCGACTGCGTAATGATTAACAGTCAGCACCCttagctttgtacattgttatttatttacattttatattGTGTATGATTGTctacatgttgtacatactttgttgaaaaaaaaatgaaaaaaaggactGCTCATTTGGCCATGTTCCTTGTAATGGTAAAAATGCACCATCTACAAGGATTTCAAAATGCCACATCAAAGTGAATTTGAAATGCTTTTTAGAAATAATTGCCAGATTTTGAATAAGAGGGCATGCTGTTGAAGTGCATTAGCAATGTTGGAAGCGCATATCATCtttgataatgtttttttttccgagTCAGGATGCAATTAAGGCACTCATTACTACAGCAGCAAGTGAAGTAAAACGTGATAAATGCAATGACATTGGCTTTATGCACGTCAGTCAATTAAATGATGAACGTGCAGACACTTCAACATGACTGTTGCGAGAAAAATGTGCTTAAAGTTTGATACGAGCGAAGACATAAGGGTTGTTATTTAATGAACCATTAGTGTCGAACGGCATAAATGCGACACTCTCTATACTGCCATATAATATATTCTACagcaaataaga is a window of Branchiostoma lanceolatum isolate klBraLanc5 chromosome 8, klBraLanc5.hap2, whole genome shotgun sequence DNA encoding:
- the LOC136439622 gene encoding spermine oxidase-like isoform X3, coding for MAKMRPQIVIVGAGIAGLSAAVELTKAGFTDVTGLEAMDRPGGRAHTVTALGIENLELGATWLHGDKDNSLYNLAQQNKLLRDSEVKVHPAGDKFYTEQGDQVDLDFVLDFWSKLDDITDQAYKGGPKDNRESFKSVGEFVDHMFSTKLLHPLDSEGITNQKKLMLTWYKKFATIDNGCDSLYDISLSEMSKYKELDGEANIPIPKGYGALVQVLVNMLPLNSIQYKKPVKVVQWNRESDDHKFPVCVHCEDGSTYSASHVIITVSLGYLKLNHHTLFEPPLPQDKVDAISSLGFGTVNKIFLRFPRPPLQEPFSCMQLFWDEDKEDEKEVEEQTWFKQITGFHTLERFPEVLYAWIGGKAAEYMESLSNTEVGKACTQILREFTGKADIPDAVEVLCSRWHSNPYICGAYTNVPVGCKAEASDVLAEPLPGCDKCHVKEKSLQVLFAGEATITPYITTTHGAFSSGKREAIKLIDLYRCKH
- the LOC136439622 gene encoding spermine oxidase-like isoform X1, producing the protein MSEKTGEQECHWSSKVLYLNVQWQEDRYKVQGVYGNSQTTRVAMAKMRPQIVIVGAGIAGLSAAVELTKAGFTDVTGLEAMDRPGGRAHTVTALGIENLELGATWLHGDKDNSLYNLAQQNKLLRDSEVKVHPAGDKFYTEQGDQVDLDFVLDFWSKLDDITDQAYKGGPKDNRESFKSVGEFVDHMFSTKLLHPLDSEGITNQKKLMLTWYKKFATIDNGCDSLYDISLSEMSKYKELDGEANIPIPKGYGALVQVLVNMLPLNSIQYKKPVKVVQWNRESDDHKFPVCVHCEDGSTYSASHVIITVSLGYLKLNHHTLFEPPLPQDKVDAISSLGFGTVNKIFLRFPRPPLQEPFSCMQLFWDEDKEDEKEVEEQTWFKQITGFHTLERFPEVLYAWIGGKAAEYMESLSNTEVGKACTQILREFTGKADIPDAVEVLCSRWHSNPYICGAYTNVPVGCKAEASDVLAEPLPGCDKCHVKEKSLQVLFAGEATITPYITTTHGAFSSGKREAIKLIDLYRCKH
- the LOC136439622 gene encoding spermine oxidase-like isoform X2 translates to MSVNCVSPGLSIRVAMAKMRPQIVIVGAGIAGLSAAVELTKAGFTDVTGLEAMDRPGGRAHTVTALGIENLELGATWLHGDKDNSLYNLAQQNKLLRDSEVKVHPAGDKFYTEQGDQVDLDFVLDFWSKLDDITDQAYKGGPKDNRESFKSVGEFVDHMFSTKLLHPLDSEGITNQKKLMLTWYKKFATIDNGCDSLYDISLSEMSKYKELDGEANIPIPKGYGALVQVLVNMLPLNSIQYKKPVKVVQWNRESDDHKFPVCVHCEDGSTYSASHVIITVSLGYLKLNHHTLFEPPLPQDKVDAISSLGFGTVNKIFLRFPRPPLQEPFSCMQLFWDEDKEDEKEVEEQTWFKQITGFHTLERFPEVLYAWIGGKAAEYMESLSNTEVGKACTQILREFTGKADIPDAVEVLCSRWHSNPYICGAYTNVPVGCKAEASDVLAEPLPGCDKCHVKEKSLQVLFAGEATITPYITTTHGAFSSGKREAIKLIDLYRCKH
- the LOC136439621 gene encoding kelch-like protein 12, with translation MATGENTKTVRKSLDHANDVLLALNTQRTHGNFCDVVLEVEGKMIQAHRNVLAACSSYFDAMFGGNMAESRSSQVTLTGVSSEAVSTVIEYMYTGHAQVDPEHVEDVLHASDLFLMTEVKLKCQDVLKDMLDSNDAVQCLRIRNLAKLYNMTTLEEKALTFVHQNFGEISKREDILQTSIEDMRALFSDDHIQVKSEESVFELVLRWICYDESNRKQYLTELVKLVRYGDINKDFLSKIRMEDLIRDSEECQLIIDNVMSKFRTELEASAGMKTRGGRLKEVLMMAGGYLNSANEQRFPIQYAQAYVMEEGKWIGLPRLPSAQGAYGTTVLHRKAYTVGGLFARPVGTRTTAIVCSVKAYRYDSLSNTWTQVAEMNAPRAYPGVVACGGYVYAIGGLSSGGLHRNNTVERYSPKEDQWRHVASMNSARFNVATVVKDDRYIYCISGKETMVTTSQSVEVYDTETNRWRLLPPAPISFEEVPFAEVHPGDGMIHVYSIGQSECVFDSESESWTVVSNHTVPHPPDGSVRKKASVHVEKGVIYMWGGHDRNSSSKIYSSGFVYRDRTWTAMNTGGMTTMSAAFCKLRLPVEFLRGLHTKQ